CTCTCGGGCGACAATCAGCAGAAGCTGGTGGTCGCGCGCGAGTTGTCGCGTCAAGCGCTGGCGGTGATCGCGGCGCACCCGACGCGCGGGGTGGATCTCGGTGCGGTCGCCGCGATTCACGCGCGCCTGCTCGCCGCCCGCGCCGCCGGTCGCGCGGTGCTGCTGGTGTCCTCCGAACTCTCGGAGATCCTGGCGCTC
The Candidatus Eisenbacteria bacterium genome window above contains:
- a CDS encoding heme ABC transporter ATP-binding protein, translating into LSGDNQQKLVVARELSRQALAVIAAHPTRGVDLGAVAAIHARLLAARAAGRAVLLVSSELSEILALSDRIFVMHAGRLVHETTPGETDERTLGLFMCGRERSRD